CGAGCTTTAACGATTGAACCTTTAGGGTAACGGTTCATGATCGCTAACCATGGATCTTCACCAAGTTGCTTAAGACCTAGAGAAACACGGTTACGCTCTTTGTCAAATTTAAGTACTTTAACAGTAACTTCTTGACCCACTTCAACAACTTCTGAAGGGTGTTTGATGCGTTTCCAAGCCATATCTGTGATATGTAGAAGACCGTCAATACCACCAAGGTCAACGAATGCGCCGTAATCAGTAAGATTTTTGATCGTACCTGTAACTGTTTGACCTTCTTCAAGTTGAGAAAGTAATGCTTCACGGTCAGCTGAAGATTCAGCTTCCATAACTGCACGACGAGATACAACAACGTTGTTACGTTTAGCATCAAGTTTGATTACTTTAAACTCTAACTCTTTACCTTCAAGGTGAGTCGTGTCACGGATAGGACGAGTGTCAACCAAAGAACCTGGAAGGAACGCACGTACTGGACCGATGTCTACAGTGAAACCGCCTTTAACCTTACCAGAGATAATACCGGTAACGATTTCGCCGTCTTCAAAGATTTTTTCAAGTTTAGTCCAAGTTTCAGCACGTTTCGCTTTTTCGCGAGAAAGAACTGTTTGGCCCATACCGTTGTCAAGCGCTTCAACAACAACGTCAACAGTGTCGCCAACTTGAACTTCAAGTTCACGTTGTTCGTTTAAGAATTCAGAGCGAGAAACTACGCCTTCAGATTTAAGGCCAGTATCTACAGTTACCCAGTCAGAATCGATGCTAACAACGATACCTTGGATGACTGCACCCTTTTCAACGTTGAGGTTTAATTCACTTGCTTCAAAGAGGGCTGCAAAAGATTCGGTCATGATATACCTAGAAAAGTCAGCGGTCTTGGATCAGACAAGGCCGGTTTAATTAAGTATCCACATAGTCCGTATAAACTGATCAAGCTATGCTTCCACTGATAATAAGTTATTTACCCAACTGCGCGTCAATATAATCGGTCATCAGAGTAAAGACATTTTCAATACTCAAATTTGAGCTATCGATAATGAATGCATCCTCTGCCGGCTTAAGGGGCGCCACAGTTCTCTCCATATCACGCTTATCACGTGCTTGGATATTAGATAAAATGTCGCTTATTTTAACATCTAGCCCCATACCCTGCAACTGCTTTACACGTCGTTCAGCACGAGATTCAGCAGAAGCAGTCAAATATATCTTGGCTTGTGCCTCAGGAAACACAGTCGTTGCCATATCTCGACCATCTGCAACCAAACCTGGTACTTGTGCGAAAATACGTTGGCGCTCAAAAAGTGCTACCCTAAGTGCAGGAATCGCTGCAACTTTTGATGCAAATTCACCCACACGTTCAGTGCGGATGGTTTCAGTGACATCAATATCATCAAGGTAGATTTGAGTACCTTTTACATCACTGATAAATTTGATGTCTAAATGTGTCGCAATCTCTACGCACTGCTCCAAAATCAATATTTGATCAAGAGAATCAATCAAATCTTTTTGATGTAAAGACAATCCCAATAAACGATAAATTGCGCCCGAATCTAATAGATGATATTGATAATGCTGCGCAAGTTTTGCAGCAAGTGTGCCTTTGCCTGAACCACTCGGCCCATCTATCGTAATGATATGAATTGTCATTGCATGTCCAATTTAAACTAGCGTTTTTGCCAACTTCTTGAAACCCAGTGTAATCGCAAGTTTAAGCTGTGCAAGTATTAATTTACTCACAAATGGCGCTCTTGCCTGCAATTCAATCGTGTAAGTAACTAAGGTTTTATTTGCATCAATAGCTTTAAATTCAATCATACCTAAATGATGCTTAATCAATGGATTTTTAATAATCTGATATTCAATACGTTCATTGACATCCAAAAGCGTAATTTGCTCTTGAAGTGGTTTAATCGGACCAATACCCATTTTACGTACTGAACCGACACCATCAGGACGCTGTGGATCTGCGGCATCTTTAATTCGTTCAACCTGAACCGGCGCGAAGACCTGATTATAGGTGGCGTGTTTTGATAAAAGCTCAAAAACAGTTTCGAGCGGCGCATTAAATTCTTGTTTAACTTGGATTGAGTTCATTGTTTTTCCTTTTTATGAAACGATTTTTAAAATTTGACAATTATCCTTGTCAGTTATTTTGCCATAATCATCATTCATTCTGTGGCTGATTTTGTTTTTTTTGTTGTAACCGAAGCTGCTTCTTTTGCTCTCGGCGCATCCTGAAAAAATCAGACAATTGCTGTGAACATTGTTCTTGCATACAGCCTGCTGAAAACTCAAACACATGGTTGTAATAACCATTGTTATTGAGCAGTTGGCGGGCACTGACCAGTGAACCAGCTTTGGGTTCAGTTGCCGCGAAAACCACGCGCTGGATTCTGGAATGAATCAATGCACCTACACACATCGTACATGGCTCTAAAGTCACATATAGCGTTGCATCTTCAGGCAAGCGATAATTTTGAATATTGAGACAAGCCTGACGTATTGCCACCAGTTCAGCATGTGCGGTTGGGTCTTGTTGACTAATCGGGCTATTAAACCCCTGCCCAATCACTTGTCCTTGACTGACAATGACCGCTCCGACTGGAATTTCCCCAATATCAGCGGCCAATGCAGCCTGCGCATAGGCAAGCTGCATCCACTGTTCATCATTCTTACTTTGTACAACCGTCATTTAAGCTTCAATAATACCGTGATGTTTAAGTAATGCATTCCAACTTTCAATATTGGTGATAGGCGGGTTTGAACCCAAGATTGCTTTTAGACTCATCGATTCGGTTGCCGCCCATTCAGGAGACAAGTCTTTATCGACTAAACGTGCACGCACCCCTTCAACAAAATCTGGATGACGAATTTTCCAATCTGAAATTTGAGTCTCAAGATCAAAAACTTCTTGCCATGAATGAACTTGACGTCCCCATTGCCACAGTAACCAAGTAATGGCTGCGGTACTTGGCGAACCTTTTTCGAGGTTTTCACTGGCTTGACGAAGCCAATCACTTCGCGCATCACTTAAACCAATGATCGCTTCATAATCAGCTTCAAAGTGAGCACCGCGACATACACTATGAATCACATCCAAAGAGATTTGCAAAGGTCCTGGCGATACTGGACGGTGTAGACTGTTTAACGTGTCATCTAACGCACGGAAATCACCCGCGGGGTAATGATCCCAATCGATTGAAACAAGCTTTTGCAGAACCACGTCACGCTGAGTATCACAAATATGCGTTGCCCAACCAATACCATAAGCACCTGCCGCAGTCATGATTGAACCGGTCAAGCCTGTAAATAAGCCTACCGGTCCACGGTCTGCTAAGAAGCGACTTGCACCTACATCCGGATATAGACCAATATTCACTTCAGGCATAGCCAAACGTGAATAAGGCGTCACCAGACGAAATGGTGCAGCCATGAACAAACCTAAACCACCGCCCATAACATAACCTTCGCCCCAAACGACAATCGGTTTCGCATAGTTATGTAGCAGTAAATCTAAAGCATACTCTTGCTCAAAGAATTTATTGGCAGCATCTGCCTCGTTATTAATCACCAATTGGCGTAACTTACGAACGTCCCCACCCGCACAAAACGCTTTAGGTGTAGTTGAATCCAACCAAATTGCTTTTACCGCGTCATCTTGATGAAAATCTTGAAAGACTTGCAAAAGTGCAGTCACAATCGACTCATCCAGTGCGTGTAAAGATTTTGGACGGTTTAAACGAATCACACGCCAGCCATTATTCGCCTCTTCAACGATCAAGTCTGGGTGATACTGATGTATATCAGGAGAAATAGTCATGCTTCCAGCTGCCACTTAATTGGCTCAATGCCATTTTGTTTAAGATAATTATTCGTTTTTGAAAACGCCTTACAACCAAAAAAGCCACCCCGGTTCGCCGCCAACGGAGACGGATGCGCTGCTTTAAGCACCAAATGTCTTTCTTGATCTATGCGTTGTCCCTTGCGTTGTGCGTATGCACCCCAAAGAATAAACACAATATGCTCACGCTCTTGATTCAGTATATCAATCACCGCATCGGTGAAATCTTCCCAACCTTGTTTTTGATGCGATGTCGGCTGACCCGCTTCTACAGTGAGTACACTGTTTAGAAGCAATACACCTTCTTCAGCCCATTGGGTCAAGTTACCGTGTTTAGCCGGTGCTATGCCCAAATCCGAATTCAACTCGTGAAAGATATTACGTAAAGATGGAGGCAATGCAAGCCCCTTTTGCACTGAAAAGCTTAAACCATGTGCTTGATTCGGTCCATGATAAGGATCTTGACCAATAATCACCGCTTTGACTTGACTTAAAGGTGTGGTGTTCAATGCACTGAATATAAGCGAGCTAGGTGGATAAATCACTTTATCTGCCTGAATCTCAGCTTTTAAAAATGCGCGCAGTTGATCCATACGTGCACTGAGCAAAAATTCAGTCAAACTATTTTTCCAGCCCTCTTCTAACCGAACCTGATTTAACTTCGTCATGTCGTGTTCGGTCAACTGCATTGCTTATTCATCCTAAATTAAACACTCATATTAAAAAAATTATACATTCACTTGTAAATCAACGACTGGGTTTTCAAATGCCAAGCCTGATTTTAAATGTTGATACATGCTTGGATCTGTCCATTCAGACTCAATTTGTTCTGAAAATATGATTTGATCCAAAGCCAATAAACCCATTTGGGCATTATTAATATCTTCAGCAAAACTTTGTGCATAACCCGTATCAGTTTCATGCACGATGACCGAATAAACTTCAACATCGCCTTCGCCATTTTGGGTCACAGTTGATTTTAAAACTTGCTGTGCCAAATAGAAGAAGATGCGAGAGAACTGTTCAGCTGATGGTGATACAGGTAAAGATACCCATCTTGCGCTAAACGTCTTACACGCTTGAATATATTCTGAATTGTCTTCTTGCCAAAAGCAAATGGCATGATCAAAGCTATCATAAAGATCTTTAATCACCCCTTTAAGCAAACCAAAATCATACACCATTTGTCCATGATCAAGTTTCGACGCTTTTAACAATAACTCGACTTTATAGCTATGACCATGAATAGACCGCTTACAGCGATCGGAGGTGCAATTACGCACAATATGTGCATTTTCAAATTTAAATAACTTACGGATTAACATATGCCACAGCAATCAACAAAACGTTAAGGACTTTGATTATAGATCAAATACGCCAAACGGATCATAAATTTTAACGTTATTGTCCATAGCTAAAAGGGATTAATGCGGTATTGACCTGCTGTTAAAGGCTTTGTTCAATCTGTAAATGAATATGTCTTCGATACAACGTAATCGATAGACTTAAAATGGCGCCAAACTTCTTGAATAAATATACACCTGTTTATCTTCACGCATCAGATAGCTACTAAATTGACGCTTTCGATCTGAAAGCATCACTTCAATCTCAGCTTTAAAAAACGTTGACTTCACATCAAGCAGATTCGCTGTTGTGGTTTTGCTCTTGGCATCAATCTGATCAAAGGGAGAAATCTCCCACAGTTCATTG
This genomic window from Acinetobacter sp. TGL-Y2 contains:
- a CDS encoding SRPBCC family protein, with the protein product MNSIQVKQEFNAPLETVFELLSKHATYNQVFAPVQVERIKDAADPQRPDGVGSVRKMGIGPIKPLQEQITLLDVNERIEYQIIKNPLIKHHLGMIEFKAIDANKTLVTYTIELQARAPFVSKLILAQLKLAITLGFKKLAKTLV
- a CDS encoding enoyl-CoA hydratase/isomerase family protein, which translates into the protein MTISPDIHQYHPDLIVEEANNGWRVIRLNRPKSLHALDESIVTALLQVFQDFHQDDAVKAIWLDSTTPKAFCAGGDVRKLRQLVINNEADAANKFFEQEYALDLLLHNYAKPIVVWGEGYVMGGGLGLFMAAPFRLVTPYSRLAMPEVNIGLYPDVGASRFLADRGPVGLFTGLTGSIMTAAGAYGIGWATHICDTQRDVVLQKLVSIDWDHYPAGDFRALDDTLNSLHRPVSPGPLQISLDVIHSVCRGAHFEADYEAIIGLSDARSDWLRQASENLEKGSPSTAAITWLLWQWGRQVHSWQEVFDLETQISDWKIRHPDFVEGVRARLVDKDLSPEWAATESMSLKAILGSNPPITNIESWNALLKHHGIIEA
- the tadA gene encoding tRNA adenosine(34) deaminase TadA, producing the protein MTVVQSKNDEQWMQLAYAQAALAADIGEIPVGAVIVSQGQVIGQGFNSPISQQDPTAHAELVAIRQACLNIQNYRLPEDATLYVTLEPCTMCVGALIHSRIQRVVFAATEPKAGSLVSARQLLNNNGYYNHVFEFSAGCMQEQCSQQLSDFFRMRREQKKQLRLQQKKQNQPQNE
- the rpsA gene encoding 30S ribosomal protein S1; translated protein: MTESFAALFEASELNLNVEKGAVIQGIVVSIDSDWVTVDTGLKSEGVVSRSEFLNEQRELEVQVGDTVDVVVEALDNGMGQTVLSREKAKRAETWTKLEKIFEDGEIVTGIISGKVKGGFTVDIGPVRAFLPGSLVDTRPIRDTTHLEGKELEFKVIKLDAKRNNVVVSRRAVMEAESSADREALLSQLEEGQTVTGTIKNLTDYGAFVDLGGIDGLLHITDMAWKRIKHPSEVVEVGQEVTVKVLKFDKERNRVSLGLKQLGEDPWLAIMNRYPKGSIVKARVTNLTDYGCFAEIAEGVEGLVHVSEMDHTNKNIHPSKVVQIGDEVDVMVLEVDEERRRISLGIKQTRANPWEEFAKDHDKGEKVSGTIKSITDFGIFIGLPGGIDGLVHLSDISWNEQGEEAIRRYKKGDTVEAVILSVDAEGNRISLGIKQMNNDPFNDFLATNERGALVKGTVTAVDAKGATIKLADEVEASLKASEINRDRVEDATKFLEVGQEVEAKIINVDRKSRAINLSIKAKDEAEEKEAVANLKVTATTSENGPKTIGDLIKAQMGN
- the ung gene encoding uracil-DNA glycosylase; this translates as MQLTEHDMTKLNQVRLEEGWKNSLTEFLLSARMDQLRAFLKAEIQADKVIYPPSSLIFSALNTTPLSQVKAVIIGQDPYHGPNQAHGLSFSVQKGLALPPSLRNIFHELNSDLGIAPAKHGNLTQWAEEGVLLLNSVLTVEAGQPTSHQKQGWEDFTDAVIDILNQEREHIVFILWGAYAQRKGQRIDQERHLVLKAAHPSPLAANRGGFFGCKAFSKTNNYLKQNGIEPIKWQLEA
- the cmk gene encoding (d)CMP kinase, which translates into the protein MTIHIITIDGPSGSGKGTLAAKLAQHYQYHLLDSGAIYRLLGLSLHQKDLIDSLDQILILEQCVEIATHLDIKFISDVKGTQIYLDDIDVTETIRTERVGEFASKVAAIPALRVALFERQRIFAQVPGLVADGRDMATTVFPEAQAKIYLTASAESRAERRVKQLQGMGLDVKISDILSNIQARDKRDMERTVAPLKPAEDAFIIDSSNLSIENVFTLMTDYIDAQLGK
- a CDS encoding 6-pyruvoyl trahydropterin synthase family protein — its product is MLIRKLFKFENAHIVRNCTSDRCKRSIHGHSYKVELLLKASKLDHGQMVYDFGLLKGVIKDLYDSFDHAICFWQEDNSEYIQACKTFSARWVSLPVSPSAEQFSRIFFYLAQQVLKSTVTQNGEGDVEVYSVIVHETDTGYAQSFAEDINNAQMGLLALDQIIFSEQIESEWTDPSMYQHLKSGLAFENPVVDLQVNV